One segment of Pseudomonas asgharzadehiana DNA contains the following:
- the metK gene encoding methionine adenosyltransferase, whose amino-acid sequence MSEYSLFTSESVSEGHPDKIADQISDAVLDAIIAQDKFARVACETLVKTGVAIIAGEVTTTAWVDLEQIVRDVITDIGYNSSDVGFDGATCGVMNIIGKQSPDINQGVDRAKPEDQGAGDQGLMFGYASNETEVLMPAPITFSHQLVQRQAEARKSGLLPWLRPDAKSQVTCRYEGGKVVGIDAVVLSTQHNPDVSYTDLREGVMELIVKHVLPAELLSKDTQFHINPTGQFIIGGPVGDCGLTGRKIIVDSYGGMARHGGGAFSGKDPSKVDRSAAYAGRYVAKNIVAAGLAERCEIQVSYAIGVAQPTSISLNTFGTGKISDDKIVKLVREVFDLRPYAITTMLDLLHPMYQETAAYGHFGRTPAQKTVGDDTFTTFTWEKTDRADDLRTAAGL is encoded by the coding sequence ATGAGCGAATACTCCCTTTTCACCTCCGAGTCCGTGTCTGAAGGGCATCCGGACAAAATCGCCGACCAGATTTCTGATGCGGTGCTGGACGCCATCATTGCGCAAGACAAGTTCGCCCGCGTGGCGTGCGAGACTCTGGTGAAAACCGGTGTAGCAATCATCGCGGGTGAAGTGACCACTACGGCCTGGGTTGATCTGGAGCAGATCGTCCGTGACGTGATCACCGACATCGGCTACAACAGCTCCGACGTCGGCTTCGACGGTGCGACCTGCGGCGTGATGAACATCATCGGCAAGCAGTCCCCGGACATCAACCAGGGTGTCGACCGCGCCAAGCCGGAAGACCAGGGTGCCGGCGACCAGGGCCTGATGTTCGGCTACGCCAGCAACGAAACCGAAGTGCTGATGCCGGCGCCGATCACCTTCTCGCACCAGCTTGTGCAGCGTCAGGCCGAAGCGCGTAAATCCGGCCTGCTGCCATGGCTGCGCCCGGACGCCAAGTCCCAGGTAACCTGCCGTTATGAAGGCGGAAAAGTCGTCGGTATCGACGCTGTGGTTCTTTCGACCCAACACAACCCGGACGTTTCCTACACCGACCTGCGTGAAGGCGTGATGGAGCTGATCGTCAAGCACGTGCTGCCTGCCGAACTGCTGAGCAAGGACACCCAGTTCCACATCAACCCGACCGGCCAGTTCATCATCGGTGGCCCAGTGGGTGACTGCGGCCTGACCGGTCGCAAAATCATCGTCGACAGCTACGGCGGCATGGCCCGTCACGGCGGTGGTGCGTTCTCGGGTAAAGACCCGTCCAAGGTTGACCGTTCCGCAGCGTATGCCGGTCGTTACGTGGCCAAGAACATTGTGGCGGCCGGCCTCGCCGAACGTTGCGAGATTCAGGTTTCCTACGCGATCGGCGTAGCGCAGCCTACATCGATCTCGCTGAATACCTTCGGCACCGGCAAGATCAGCGATGACAAGATCGTCAAACTGGTGCGCGAGGTTTTCGACCTGCGCCCTTATGCGATCACCACCATGCTCGACCTGCTGCACCCGATGTACCAGGAAACCGCAGCCTACGGCCACTTCGGCCGTACCCCTGCGCAGAAAACCGTCGGTGACGACACCTTCACCACCTTCACCTGGGAAAAAACCGACCGCGCCGACGACCTGCGCACGGCAGCCGGCCTGTAA
- the ligB gene encoding NAD-dependent DNA ligase LigB, with product MRLLIALLLIALPYRVWAEACPDEARTQVSTLAEQIRLWDDSYHRLGQSPVHDELYDQARQRLAHWRECFAPTSAAPGNPLASSRGTVPHPIAHTGLEKLPNEQAAGAWLGTRQDVWIQPKVDGVAVTLVYRQGRLKQVVSRGDGVLGQDWSASARKIPGIVQQLPEPIDLVLQGELYWRLNDHVQSAQGGRNARSKVSGLLNRKHLSDTDAAGIGLFVWAWPEGPTAFSERLATLARWGFTDSQRYSHPVQNITEAAHWRTYWYNHPLPFASDGVVLHQASRAPAERWRASAPYWAVAWKYPASKALALVRKVRFKIGRTGRITPILELEPVRLDDRQISRVSAGSLKRWQALDIRPGDQVSISLAGQVIPRLDQVILRNATRLDLAVPDPRDFHALSCWQLDPGCEDQLLARLTWLSGNQGLALPYLGRETWNALIQAGLIAGFLDWLTLDAAELANIDGFGDQSRARLLDSLASARQRPFAQWLKAMGVPPAARNNLKGDWQALAARDTQAWLAIDGIGPGRAAQLSAFFRDPQVQALAETLHVAGIDGF from the coding sequence ATGCGCTTATTGATCGCCCTTTTACTCATCGCGTTACCCTACCGGGTCTGGGCCGAAGCCTGCCCGGACGAAGCCCGGACACAGGTCAGCACCCTGGCCGAACAGATCCGCCTGTGGGATGACAGTTATCACCGTCTCGGCCAATCGCCTGTCCATGATGAACTCTACGACCAGGCTCGCCAGCGCCTGGCCCATTGGCGCGAGTGCTTCGCCCCGACCAGCGCGGCACCGGGCAACCCGCTGGCCAGCTCACGGGGTACCGTGCCTCACCCAATTGCGCATACCGGCCTGGAAAAACTGCCAAATGAACAGGCGGCGGGCGCCTGGCTGGGCACCCGCCAGGACGTATGGATTCAACCCAAGGTCGACGGCGTAGCGGTGACGCTGGTGTATCGCCAGGGCCGCTTGAAGCAGGTGGTCAGTCGCGGCGATGGGGTGCTCGGCCAGGACTGGTCCGCCTCCGCGCGCAAGATCCCGGGCATTGTCCAGCAACTGCCGGAACCCATCGACCTGGTGCTGCAAGGCGAACTCTATTGGCGCCTCAACGACCATGTGCAATCGGCCCAGGGCGGGCGCAATGCTCGCAGCAAAGTATCCGGGCTGCTGAACCGTAAACATTTGAGCGATACCGACGCCGCCGGCATCGGCCTGTTTGTCTGGGCCTGGCCCGAAGGCCCTACGGCGTTCAGCGAGCGTCTGGCCACGCTGGCACGCTGGGGTTTCACCGACAGTCAGCGTTACAGCCACCCCGTGCAGAACATCACCGAAGCCGCGCACTGGCGTACTTATTGGTACAACCACCCACTGCCTTTCGCCAGCGACGGGGTTGTGTTGCACCAGGCATCGCGCGCGCCCGCCGAGCGCTGGCGGGCCAGTGCGCCTTACTGGGCTGTAGCCTGGAAGTACCCGGCCTCCAAAGCCTTGGCCCTGGTGCGCAAGGTGCGGTTCAAGATCGGTCGAACCGGGCGCATTACACCCATTCTGGAATTGGAGCCGGTACGGCTGGATGACCGGCAGATCAGCCGGGTCAGCGCCGGCTCTTTGAAACGCTGGCAGGCGCTGGATATACGCCCCGGCGACCAGGTGTCCATCAGCCTCGCGGGGCAGGTGATCCCTCGCCTGGACCAGGTAATTTTGCGCAATGCCACCCGGCTCGACCTTGCAGTACCCGACCCTCGCGACTTCCATGCCTTGAGTTGCTGGCAACTGGACCCCGGCTGCGAAGACCAGTTGCTGGCGCGCCTCACCTGGCTGAGTGGCAACCAGGGCCTGGCCTTGCCCTACTTGGGCCGCGAAACGTGGAACGCTTTGATCCAGGCGGGTCTAATCGCAGGCTTTCTCGATTGGTTGACCCTGGATGCGGCAGAGCTTGCTAACATTGACGGCTTCGGCGATCAAAGCCGCGCGCGGCTGCTCGACAGCCTCGCTAGCGCGCGACAACGGCCCTTTGCACAATGGCTCAAAGCTATGGGCGTACCGCCTGCGGCACGCAACAACCTCAAGGGCGACTGGCAGGCGCTGGCCGCCAGAGACACCCAGGCCTGGCTGGCTATCGATGGCATAGGCCCAGGTCGCGCAGCGCAACTGAGTGCTTTTTTTCGCGACCCGCAGGTACAGGCGCTGGCCGAAACATTACACGTGGCCGGAATAGACGGGTTTTGA
- a CDS encoding DUF1090 domain-containing protein: MKCLAPFALLTVASFMATPLLAAEEASPLTGCAAKRQAITTQIEQAKAHGNSEQQAGLETALSEVTAHCTDASLKKERENKVLDAKHEVSRRQADLDKAMKKGDADKINKRKDKLAESRKALQDAVEELDQ, from the coding sequence ATGAAATGTCTAGCCCCTTTTGCCCTACTGACCGTCGCAAGCTTTATGGCCACCCCTCTGCTGGCAGCCGAGGAAGCTTCCCCACTCACTGGCTGTGCCGCCAAGCGCCAAGCCATCACCACCCAGATCGAACAAGCCAAGGCTCACGGCAACAGCGAACAACAGGCAGGCCTGGAAACAGCCCTGAGCGAAGTCACCGCCCACTGCACCGACGCCTCCTTGAAAAAGGAGCGGGAAAACAAGGTGCTCGACGCCAAGCATGAAGTCAGCCGCCGCCAGGCCGACCTCGACAAGGCGATGAAAAAGGGCGATGCCGACAAGATCAACAAACGCAAAGACAAACTCGCCGAGTCCCGCAAAGCACTGCAGGACGCCGTGGAAGAACTCGACCAGTAA